From Oreochromis niloticus isolate F11D_XX linkage group LG15, O_niloticus_UMD_NMBU, whole genome shotgun sequence:
GGGAGCTACATGCAAGCAGCACGCATGTTTAATGCGAACATTGTGTTTTGATAGAGCTGAGTAAGGACGGAGACCCGCCTGTGCAGCCGACTGAGGACAATGGTCTGGTTCACGTAAGCTGAGTGCAGCGGGTTCGGAGGATACGTGCAAaacagcagactgcagcggGAGGGAGGCCTACGTGCACCGGGTGTCCAGCATCCAGGAAGTACCCTGCTCCCTGCAGAGGTTCATCATGTAAAAACTCAAATCCTGCTGGTATGAGAAGTGCACCTCTACATAATGACACATGTGAATAAACAACAATTTTAAGGGTTTAAAAGAGGCTGAAGGAGAAGCACGTGTCTTTTTAATAATTGGACAAAATGTCCAGTGGAAATGCAAGTTTGCTCTTCTGAGTCAAAGTGAGGGTTTCACTTTTACTTGCAAGtaaaggaatttttttttcagtatttattttccACCATAACAACACATTGTTACTCAGTGACTCCAGTCAAACATTAACCACACTGCCCTTTTagttaaacacaaacatttgttGGCTGACTCTCTTATCCCTCTATAATACTCGCTGTCCTTGCATTTTCCAGCCTTTCTCTTCCCCGCAGCATGAAACCTCCCAAGTTTACTCTCATCCGGTGATACCTTAACATACAGTGGGTATAGAAACATTTGGACATGTGCATTTCATCATATTCCTCGGATGACTGCTTAACGGTTTGAGAGAAGTACAGTATCTGAGCTAAATGTGTGATTAAATGTGAAACAGGAGCCGTGACCCGCTGACACGTACGTGTGTGAGTCTGAGCGCCTGGCAGGACATCAGCATCACGTTCCTCATGTCTGCGTGAGCAGGGTTTCTGTTGTCAGGAACGAGTATGTAAAAGGGCCCGAAGGCTTGAACTTTCCCCTACTTCTCACAGTGACTCCTCAGCCTCTGTTGTTCACCAGCATTCCTGATTCAGCAACTGGTTGACTTCACCCGCTGAGATCATTAACAGCATTCAGTTATCAGAGTTTTAGtcttaaatgtgaaaaaatccaaaaggaaTCATTGGTTTTTGGGTGAAACTGTTTTAGGGACGGACTTAAAGGCCAATCAGATGTGAAAATGGGGACTTTAAAGACTTCTAAAGGACTTTTAAGATTGAATAAAACAgcaatcaaaagaaaaagaaataactgCATTTAATGGCACATGGATTTGTGGGTCATTTCAAGGGAAAGTTTTATAGCCCTGAGCTGTTGGAAATTATCTGCATTTATTCAGATGTTatagaaataataaaacaaaaggtTGATTTGTAAATGAATCAGCAGTGAGAACAGCGGGGAGTCAAAGTGTTTTTGTAGCAAATGAAACCAACAGAGTGGGAATAAGAGGCAAAAATATGacatcatcagcataaaaaGACTAAACTAAGCCTCAAAACTAAAACTGTAAACATGTCATGTTTCTGCATCAGTGAGTGTATAACCAGAAATTCAGGCCCTCGTTGCATCATCTTGCTCACTGTGAGACTTTCCCCgccccctcttcctcctcctctcctacCAGAGTTATAAAAAGCCTCAGTGCCTCTCAGTGAGCAGCACACAcaacagacagagacagacttCAGACGCAGCACTGACACCAGATCGGGCCTACAAAGATGAAGATGCCTCAACTTCTCATCCTCCTCGTGACCATTTTGGTGCACGCAGCAGTCGGTTTCCCCACTGACAGGAGAGCCCGGGAGAAACAGGCCTCGTGGGACGATGTGAATGTGGTGGCCCACGGCCTCCTCCAGCTTGGCCTGGGCCTCAAGGAGCACGTGGACAAGGCCAAAGCCCAGATGAGCGACATCAACACCAAACTGAAGGCCTTCAACGGCACGGTGGCCGAGCTGGAGAGGAAGCAGCGGGAGCAAGATGAAGCTATGAAGGCCAGAAGCAAGGGGCCGGAGGAGAGTCAGAGGCTGGCGGAGCTGGCTGaggaggtgaagaagcagaCAGCGGATTTAAACTCCAGGATGGACTGGCTGCAGGGAGCGCTTACAGAGAGGATGCTGGACAGCAACGACAGCGGTCACTCAGGAGTCCCAATGATCCAGGTGAGAGGGGGGAAAGAGGGCTTTTGTGGCTGCTCTTTAACCAGGTAGACACATGAGAGCAGTGCACGCCCATTTTAATAGACCTGAATAGCCCCTTTAAACCTTTTAGCTGCAGCCACTAAGAGTTCCCTCTTTAAATAATACTTCATTCCAAATTTAAGCACCTCCCATCCCAGACAGGTGGATGTTGTACGTGACATAAAGCTAATGATGTTTCTCCCTGTTGtctccagctgctgctggctcagaACAAACGCGTGGACCAGCTGGAGGAGAAACTCAAGCTGCAGCAAGACAAACTGGAGAAGCAGAGTCTGCAACTACAAGCACTGCAGAACAAGGTGAGCCGCACCACATCCACAAATCCACGTGTTCTCCAGCACCTGGGAGTTTAGAGCAAACGAACTTTAACGAACGTTTGTGTGTCCTGCAGATTTCACATAAGAGAGTAAAGGCGCACAGGAGGAAACACGAAGAGATGGCACTGAGGGGCGAGGCTCAGCAGATCCACACAGAATCAGGTAAGATTTGTGCTGATTGAAGTTTAAAgccgtgcgtgtgtgtgtgctgctttcAGAAGAGTTTAGACCCTCAGAGCACTTTCAGACATCAAGTTTCTTTTTACAAAACTTGCAGCGGTGAGCGCAGACATGCATGAACTACACATGAATCATAACAAGTGACATAAGAGGTTCACCTTTGCGCCTGAGTTTATAGCGCTGACTCGTTGGCAGATCTGTGCAAGGACAGTCCAAAGATCAGGGAAAAGCAGGGCAGCAGCTTTGAAAACACATTGACTGCacatacttttgttttttagggTAGAGAAAGTTTCCCAAAGATTAATAATAAACGCCAAACTGTGAGCAGAAATGCAAAGTGCAGCCTCAAACTCATCACTCTTCTGTTCCTCTCAGGTTTGGCCGGAGACCGTGATGATCTCCTCGTACGCGGGCAGCGAGCCAGCAGAGACGGGAGGAGcaggaggcagcagctctggAAGCAGGCGGCATCCTCCTCCAAGGCCACAGAGCAAGAGAGCAACTCTCTGAACGCCGGTCATCTAAAAATGACACCAGCATCCCCGAATCATTAAAGCAGAGCAATAAGGAGAGAATGACTTTAACTTAAACACTGAACTACTGAAGGACTAAAACCAGACTGAGTGTTTACACGCACATCATTGCTCTCTGCTGATTCGCTGCAGGGTCAGACACATGGATGCTATGCCATGCGATAACTCATTGTCTCAGTGGACATGTTCAGTCATATTGACGGGTGTAACTTTATTCCCTTTATAAGGGATTTatccatttgttttgttttgtacttaaaTAATGTGCAGTTTCTTATTTTATGGATTTGTACAAAACtttgaatattttatatgaAGTGGATGGAAATAAAACTTTTAAGTTTATCTTACCAGGACGTCCTGGCTCTTTGTTTATGGTTGAAGAGGCTGAATGATGTGACTCCAGGAAGACAGTCTAGACTTTGCtctttgtgtattttatatttcagtttgaTAAACAAATAGAATTATTCACTTATGAGGCATTCATTTCTGTCATTGTGTGGGTCTGTATGCAGTGAAACTTGGCTCCACAAATGAGCAGCTATTAAACTGCATTTAAACCCAACTGTAAAAGTGAAGTTGAAGCCAAATTGAATTGAGgccaaaacaatgaaaatcatGAGAGATACTCAAGTTTTGATGCCACCTAGAGGTGGGAGCAAAGAAGGAAGAagtggccactttattagttacacTTTGCTAGAAGCAGGTTGGACCCCGGTTTTCCTTCAGAACGACTCAAGTTCAACAAGCTGCTAAAaccattcctcagagatttggtccatgttgacctgacagcatcacacagttgctgcttgtttgctGCACATCCATGGTGTAAATTTCCAGTTCAGCAACATCGCAACAGATGTGGGACTGGaatgagatctggtgactgttgAGGTTATTTGAGCACAGGGTATTTAATGTCATgatcaagaaaccagtttgcaATGAGCTGAGCTTTGTGTCacggtgtgttatcctgctggaggcagtgtggtcataaaggcacatggtcagcaacaagaCTCacgtaggctgtggtgtttaaacagggCCCAGTTGATACTAAGGGAGAATATTCTCCTCACcattacagcagcagcagcctgaaccgcTGATACAAGGTGGGatggatccatgttttcatgctgtttaGTGCAAATTGTGACCAGCAGCCAAAtgtcagaccaggcaacatttcgTCAATCCTTTGTTGTCCAGTTTTTGTGACCCATAGCCCCAGTTTCCTGTAGCCCACTAGCTTCAGCACGTGTCAGACACGTGCATCCAGAGGTGCTCATCTGCATACCTTCCCAGTAACAAGTGGTTATCTGGAGTCACTGTTCCCTTCATATCAGCTCGCAGCAGTCTGGCTATTCTCCTCTTACCTCTGATATCAAAGCAACAAgatattttcacccagagaactgctgctcactcgATGTTTTGCTCCTTTTCAGgccattttttttgtaaacccCAGAGAAGGTTGAGTAATACTCAGACCAAGCACCAACAACCGTGTGCAAAATCACTTAAAGTCACTGTTCTGATGCTCACTTTGAACATCAGTGGGTCGCCTTGACCACACCTACATGCCTAAATGGATTAGGTTGAtgccatgtgactggctgattagatatttgcagtAATAGGCATCCCttataaagtggccagtgagttaATATTGACAATCCTGTCACCTGGGGGAATGAACAATgaacttttaaaggtttattttttcttatctGAGTATTATCTAATTATTACAGAATTGGAAAGTATCTAAATCACTCTGCAGTTCTGTAATAATGAAGCTGTCCTGCATTAGGTCTTCATGAACACATTTAGTTTACTGAAAATACCCAATGCACTGTTTAAGTTACAGTGTGAAGTGTTTTTAGTCCATTTTAATAATTGCTTCCCAAGTTTAATAATGAACGGCCTTAAATAATATTCACTCTGCTTTGTATGTGTGatgactttttttaaaacaatatggTTAAAATCGTGCTGTGGCGTGTCACGGTGGTGCTCTGGTTGAAAGCGAGTCCTAACGTAGGTGTGGATACGAGTGTGTTGTTGACAGCTGTTAGCCACACTGATCAGAGTATAATAGGATGACTGAGGCAgctcctgtgtctgtgtgtgtaactgtGGGAGTGTTGAGGTTCTGCCCATGCACCTGATGAAAGCTGGGCAGATCTCGTAATCACTCACAGCCAGCAAAAATTATTTCAGCAGCACTTTAAGTGGCGACTGCTGGAGCTGTTTTTAACCGAGACTTTTACACGAGTATATTCTATAAATTCCATTTTGCAGCTTTATCTGATTAATCGGCCACTAAACCATCAACGAAACgcctttaaaaacacatttaatccGGTGAGTTTGGAAAAGATTGTTCACTTCTGTTTATTTCTTCAATATCTGAGAGTACATTTAACCATGTACAGATACCATGTCATGGCAGCTCATCTTACAGATGTTCATCAGACACTTGAGGTACTCTAACAGGTTCCCTGATATGCATGATGTGAGCGGGCGCTCTTAAACTCTTGCAAGGCACCTCAGATTGCCAACGGCTCTGCCAAACATCATGCAGGTCAGCTTGTCGGCACCAAGGCAAACacgtactgtgcaaaagtcctcAGCAGCAGAAGGAAAAGAAGCTCCCGAGAAAAGTTAAAGCACGTGACTGAGGGAAGCAGCGACGGGTCGCTACGCATTCCCATTATGAATGATTAGATAACAATAAAAGTATAAATTTTATTAATACACAATAAAAATGTGGCATTTGGCTTGGCATGCCACATAAAAATCATCTTTGACAGCACATGAGAAAGAAATCTCAAAGCACAAAAAGACTACAAAGCGTGTGACAAGGAGGGTTAAGcgctgttttgtttgctctttcagaGCTTTACATTTACTAGCTTCACATGACTGTTTATTCACAGGGGGGAAAGTGATATCTCTGTCAGTTGATACCCAGAAAAgcagaactttaaaaaaaaaaatggcaccaaaaagaaaaagaatagacAAACCAGGTTCAAAAACTGGGCACTGCAGGTCCATTTATGCACTTTTTGCATTGCTGATGAATTGATTGTGTTGGTGCAGCATGTTCAGCATCAATCATCATTACTGTTACACTCTTTCTCGCTCCACTGTGACTACAAACTCAGAAAGCTACAGTTCTTTCTGGCAAATAGCGCCCCCTGCTTGTTTTGTGGCTCAAAGCAACCGATCGGTTCTCTCCCCAAAGCCTCCGACAGCCTGAAGGCTACAAGAGGTCTCCTCCTCAGTGCTGGGCAGTACCTGCCCATTGTACTGACATCTGCATATGATCCCTGTAATGATTTATTGATGCTAAAATGCTGAAGCGCCTTTAAGACAGACAGCTGTCAAGGTGTGATGAGATTTGGCATAGCTTGCATTCAACAGATTATAAAAATCTAGGAGGCGACGCGGAGTTGGACAAATGTAGGAATGTGAAAGAGGAGACAAGGGGAGGAAGGACAGGAAGCGAGGAGGGAAGGTTGCTGCGTCAAAAGGCTTATCAGAGGTTCTGCTGGAGGAAGTGCAGCAGTGTAATCTCATAATgctctccagactctggacatCTGATGCTGTGTCGCTCGTTGGGGTAAAcctggaaaaaacagaaaccacaAACAAGTGTGTTCGTTTCAAAGCTGCTGCTTCTTCAAACTTGCTGGTCTCATGGTTAAACAGTGCGCAGGTTTCAGTTTGAACCCCGCGAGACATCAGTCAACGGCCATACCTGCAGGCTGTATGGTTTCCCTGCTCGGATGAGTTGAGACACGAGGAAGTTAGTGTGGAAAAAGTGCACGTTCTCGTCTAAGAATCCATGCAGGATCAGCAACCTGTTGGGCCTGTTTTAATCACAAAGAGGGCATATAAAACACTTATGTGTTGCACCACTcggagaaaaacaccaaagaGCAAAGTCTCTTCCTGTGCTGCTTCATAAGGAATTTTATGGATAACTCAAAGTATCATATAGTACTGCCAGAGGTAATAGTGCATTATAGTCTCAGCTGCCTGATGGATGCAGCAACATGCAATAACTGAATAATAATGTGTCATAAATGCACTAAAGCAGTAACTGTTTCTCACTCATTGGGAAGCTTGTCGACGTGCAGGGCGACAGAACAAGCTTCGTATCCCCTCTGGTTTTTTTCAGGGGTGTCCAAATATCGCTCCGTGTAGCCGGTGTCATAGGCCATCCACAACGTCACCGGAGCGCCCGCGATAGCAACCTAACCAACAAAGAGATCACACAGGAGACGGCGTCATCATTTCTGCCTTTCACTGAAAGTGAAGTTCCAGGTCTGTTCTCTAACAGAGACGGCAATCACTCGTTCAACTCGTGCAATCACACTAATTATAGAAACGCCTAAAGCAGCAGGATTATCAACATCCAtacagcttttttatttttgtaacgcTCACATCCTTAGAAAAGATACGGTAAATGTATCTGATGGAACGAATAATTTACTCCTAAGGCTTCAAAAAGAGTTATTTATCAGGTGATGGAGACATATTATGCCATTTAAACAACAAAGAGAGAGTATTACAAATGTGTGTTTAGATTTTTTAATGGGTATTTCTGTTTCCCGGAGCAAAGAGGAAAAACTAATCTGACACATCAAACTTCTAGTTTTCGGCTTGTTGGCtgatctaaatctgacagtaattattttatttatttttttaccttaAAGACATCGGGTTTGTGGATGAGGCCCATGAGGGACAGGAAGCCGCCGTACGACCAGCCGTGGATGGCGACGCGACTCAGGTCTACAAACTTGTACTTGTCTGCGATGTAGTGCAAACCCTCCACCTGGTCTTCAATCTCCACCTGACCCTGGACAGAGGAGAAAAGATTTAACTCTGCTTCTTTGTTCctacagaacaaaacaaagaaaagaggcTAATGTGTTCCTGAATTTTAGGAAACCTATGAGAGTTAGGAGAGAGCATCTTCATCTTTAACCCATACATGTTCGTCTAGTGACATTTACCATTCTGTCCTTCACAGCTCCTTCAAACTTGAGGCCTCGCTGGCAGGAGCCTCGCCCATCGATAACCAGCACAACGTAGCCCAAAGAGGCCAGCGTGCTCAGCCGCAGGTACTTCACCCCTTTATAAGAATTGTTTACTAATTGCACCTGGAAGAAAATAAACTTATGTTTATGTCACTGTgacatgacaaaatgtgggacaAATGAAGTGCTGTGAATACTTTCTGGATACATTGTGTGCATTTTTGTGGAGTTCCTTTGTTAATGTTGAAAAGAAATTATGGATCAGGTCATATAAATGAAGCATGCAAACTGATTTACTAGCATCTGCAACAGGCAGTTTACTGCTAACTGCACTCACACACCATTTTGACCCGTTTAGTAAATCTGGCCCTATGAATGGGGTGGGAGTGGGAGAGCGAACCTGAGGACCACCATAGACAAAGACGACAGTGGGGTGCTTCCTCCCGGGGACTAGCTTCTCCGGTTTGTACAGCATGCCGTACAGCTCGAAACCCGACTTGCCGGTGAAGCTAAAGATCTCTGGAGGTGTGCCGTCAAGTGGGAAAGCTGGAGacgacaaaaacaaaaaacaaaaaaacaaaatctttaaGTTGTTGTCCATCTTTAATGAACAGAACaggaaaactaaacaaacaggGAGGCAAGAGTGTCAAACCAtctgataaaaatgtaaaaatctgtTTGATTTTAAGGGGAATTCAGTACCAGAAGATTCCATCATGCTCGCCCAAAACTGGGGCTCTTTGTGCAGAGGGTCGCTGTCTGAGCCATTCAGCTTGTAAATGTGGACACATGGCGCAGTGGTCAGGCTGCTGTAATGGCTGATAAACATGTCGaaggtctgtgtggaaaaaaaacagacgaGACAGAGTTAGAAAGCATCGCCAAGGTGTACACAAACACTTCAAACAGATATCTGAATGTGACGTTTACTGCATTGGGTCAGGCTCTCTCATGTGTATTACAACTACTGAATATTGTTAAAGCCTCGCTCACATAAGAGAGCTATTCAAatgataaaacaggaaaaagcaGGTGATACATAATTTGTTAAAATTTCtacaaaaacagtgaaaaaggaACAATGAGACAGTAACTGCTTACtcttagattttaaaaaagtaaaataaggtGACAGGTGTAGAAAGGTCAGAGGAGATTTAACGAGGTACACGAGTGTGTATTCAGGTACCTggctcacagagcagctgtgggaGAAGCCAGGTTTGGTGAGTCGGACGATTTCACCGGGCGAGTCGTAGCTCACCACGTAGAGGTGGTGCTCCAGAGGAGAGTCTTTGGTTCCCTGAAAGTAAACCAGCTTGGCTGCCTCATCCACCCAAATCTGAGGGCTGGATGAACGCtgcacaaacaagaaaaaaagaaaacaaacaaaaacactgttgGGGCATTTtgtttacacacaaacaaaaagacgGCTGAGCTATGACATCGAACAGTAAGTATGTAACTCCTTTATTAGGTTGTTCTAATCTGCATcttctgtgagtctgtgtgttatTAGTCGTCTTTTTTAAGCAAAATGTAGAAATATTATTCTCTTCATATTCAGATACATGCTGATGCTACAGTACAAGAGAGGTGAGGAAGAGAGCACGGGCAGGATGGAGCAGGCCCGAGTGCCGAGGTGACAGAAGGAAGagaaagagtgaaagggaaggtttacgaGGTTTGGAGACGGTGCCGCTGACAAGAAGACAAGAGGATTTGTGTTCggagtgaccaggatggacaagattagaaatgagtaaaTTGGCTCAGCTCGATCAGGGGGTGATTttggagacaaacaggagaggCAAGGTTGGCAAGGGCTTTGTACGTGTGCAGAGAGAGTGGATCTATTAGACAGAAGATGTTGATAATGGAGCTGCCAGGCCGGAGGAAAATAGGAAGAACAGACAGAGGTTTGGTGTATCAGTGGTGTGACGCAGGAGAATGCTAGGGTTAGGATGAGATGGAGGAAGATGATCCACTCTGGCGACCCCGAAACGGAGCAGAGAGCAGcagaagtagaagaagaagatgcGACATAAGAGTTACAGGAGCAACAAAACATAAAGACAACCAACTCCGCTCACAGCGCTTAATTAACCGACCTATTATGTGCTTACATTTGACTTGTGCTGTGTCACTACTGTTACACTAATGCTGCTGGCACCTTGTTTCAAAATAGGCTGTGTCGTCAATGACAGCAGCTCAttgaaaagaaggaaaatgccCTTCATTTACTTACACTTATAAATCCTGCCTGCGAGCGCCAATAAAACCTTCAgtatttttattctatattaTTGAATATATATCACATTAATATATAATAGTGACACTACATCGCCTACCCCTACTCCATGTACTCAGGAGAAGTCATTTTGTATAAAACTATAGTTTTAAGTGGCTGCTGTGAATGTGGGAACCCATGTACAGGGGTTGGGCTTTACCTTTGCGCCATGATTGGCCAGCACCTCCCACTCCCCGCTGGTCACCATCACCTCCTCTTTGACTGGACACTTGAAATCATCTGATGACAGAGGAGCAAATGTGTCACGCAGGTCGTGTGAGTGgctcaacagcaacagcagTCGTCAAAATTTAACAAAAGACATCAAACAAAATTCACAGAGCACAGTAAAACTACATTAAAAACCCAGAATACAGAATtgttcataaaataaataaatctcacTTAAAACCATGTCAAAGATGTACTGCATGAACAGTACAGATGAgttagtgtgtgtgtctccacaTGGTGTTACCTTCAGAGTGTGTGAAGCCTTTGGCCCAGTGATAGCTGCCCCGCTGTAACACTGAGGTGATCTTATACAGGTGGCAGAAGCCAGTTTTGGACTCGTTTACTGTGATGAAGGTGATCTCATCATCACTGGTTTGAATGAAAGGATGGAAGATGTCATGGACCTGAGTAGGAAAGGCAAACAAAATGCTTTTAATCCAAGTCCAGAGTAGGATTATATTTAAAGTAATCAAGCCTTAATTGTAAACTTCACAGCAAACATCTGCCTCTGTGACACTCAGGCTGATTGAGACATGAGGGGAAACTAATCTGAGAAACAACCAGGCTCGCTAAAGACGTGCTGCTGGTGCTCACGTTGATCCAGATGTCACTGGTCTCTTGGTAAATGATGAAAGGGTGGACCGAGTCTCCGAGGGCCTCCAGGCTCTCCCGTCTTTTGGCTTCGTCCTGATGCGCTGGGATGAAGAGTTCAGGAGGCAGCAGGACCAGCTGGAGATTCTGCTGCCGTCGGTCCATCATCACCGCCCACGcgctgacacacaaacacaggagaGCTGTGATGCAACAAGAACATGTGCCCTATACTGACAAGTTTACTTCTGGGCTTCCTGTTTTTaactatttattattttctggCTTACTATCTGCCGTCTTTGGTCCATCCGGCTCTGGTAATGTACTCTGCACGTGGGAACAGGCTGGTGAAGGGAACAGGTAGCTCCTTTTCCTGTGTGCTGACAATctgaagagagaaaaacaccaaTCAGACCAGCTCACATCAGTGCTGCATTCACTGTGGGGGGGGGAACTCACTGAACTCTGAATGAGCACTTACTCTGCCTTGACTGTCTGTTcgtatttctgctattttgagGGTGATATCAGGATTTTTGCTGcctgaaaaagaaagtaaactGATTTATCTACTGAAATATAAGCAAACATTTTACATGAGCACATGTATAAACACAACCTACACCCAGCATTAGGAGTTAAGCTATGTAGAACTATATGTAGAACTTTTGTGCAGGTTTCTGCTAATCTGATACCTGCGTGTGGGTATCTGTAGACATCTGTCTTGCGCTCTTCCAGAGCCGGAGACGGGACGTGGATGATCTCTACCTCAGACTCATCCACCTCCTCATAGAGAATCTGTAGAGTTTTCCCGCCGTCTGCCTCTAAACCAATGAGAAACAGCCAGAAAAGTAAGCAGCTGTGAGGATTATTTAAAAGTCTTTGGAAGAAACCGAACATGAAACCTCGTAGAA
This genomic window contains:
- the LOC100707733 gene encoding angiopoietin-related protein 4, with the translated sequence MKMPQLLILLVTILVHAAVGFPTDRRAREKQASWDDVNVVAHGLLQLGLGLKEHVDKAKAQMSDINTKLKAFNGTVAELERKQREQDEAMKARSKGPEESQRLAELAEEVKKQTADLNSRMDWLQGALTERMLDSNDSGHSGVPMIQLLLAQNKRVDQLEEKLKLQQDKLEKQSLQLQALQNKISHKRVKAHRRKHEEMALRGEAQQIHTESGLAGDRDDLLVRGQRASRDGRSRRQQLWKQAASSSKATEQESNSLNAGHLKMTPASPNH
- the LOC100694249 gene encoding dipeptidyl peptidase 9, whose translation is MHRVKRPKIEDKTEDGAVSVRAALAGMTGVDELSDSTEVVEMEDVSSTQFQVEKHTWDGLRKIIHNSRKNTGVVINKAPHDFQFIQKDESSPHSHRIYYLGMPYASRENALLYSDIPKKIRKDALLVLSWKPMLDHFQASPHHGGFSREEELLRERKRLGVSGITSYDYHRPSGLFLFQANSSLYYCRDGGNSSFITSPMNPTEITSQNSGTRMDPKICPGDPSFIGFINNNDIWVTSIETGEEKRLTFCHKGIDNPKEDPKSAGVATFVTQEEFDRFTGYWWCPAACEEADGGKTLQILYEEVDESEVEIIHVPSPALEERKTDVYRYPHAGSKNPDITLKIAEIRTDSQGRIVSTQEKELPVPFTSLFPRAEYITRAGWTKDGRYAWAVMMDRRQQNLQLVLLPPELFIPAHQDEAKRRESLEALGDSVHPFIIYQETSDIWINVHDIFHPFIQTSDDEITFITVNESKTGFCHLYKITSVLQRGSYHWAKGFTHSEDDFKCPVKEEVMVTSGEWEVLANHGAKRSSSPQIWVDEAAKLVYFQGTKDSPLEHHLYVVSYDSPGEIVRLTKPGFSHSCSVSQTFDMFISHYSSLTTAPCVHIYKLNGSDSDPLHKEPQFWASMMESSAFPLDGTPPEIFSFTGKSGFELYGMLYKPEKLVPGRKHPTVVFVYGGPQVQLVNNSYKGVKYLRLSTLASLGYVVLVIDGRGSCQRGLKFEGAVKDRMGQVEIEDQVEGLHYIADKYKFVDLSRVAIHGWSYGGFLSLMGLIHKPDVFKVAIAGAPVTLWMAYDTGYTERYLDTPEKNQRGYEACSVALHVDKLPNEPNRLLILHGFLDENVHFFHTNFLVSQLIRAGKPYSLQVYPNERHSIRCPESGEHYEITLLHFLQQNL